The following are encoded together in the Mammaliicoccus vitulinus genome:
- a CDS encoding DUF1934 domain-containing protein, which produces MEENIHINIKQVVKQNGEKSTFQTNTSGTYHRRNSDIIRYEETIDNQIVKNMLKIENNGVKIHRTGAVKTVFHFVEGQETISYYDTEAGRMTMNVKTLSIKHDIDDIKGKLRIHYQLSDQTGLLGTYQFQINYKEINE; this is translated from the coding sequence ATGGAAGAAAATATTCATATTAATATTAAACAAGTCGTAAAACAAAATGGCGAAAAGTCAACGTTTCAAACGAATACTTCCGGTACATATCATAGAAGAAATAGTGATATTATTAGGTATGAAGAAACGATTGATAACCAAATAGTAAAAAATATGCTTAAAATAGAAAATAATGGCGTGAAGATTCACCGTACTGGCGCTGTTAAAACTGTATTTCATTTTGTCGAAGGGCAAGAGACAATCAGTTATTATGATACAGAAGCTGGACGCATGACTATGAATGTCAAAACATTGTCCATTAAACATGATATAGACGATATTAAGGGCAAACTGAGGATACATTATCAATTAAGTGACCAAACAGGTTTACTCGGAACATATCAATTTCAAATTAATTATAAGGAGATAAATGAATGA
- a CDS encoding YwhD family protein, with the protein MAEKKGFQFNIIKNDPLDGHKGTNIGSISLDNVAPVFVDVAEKTAFIDVGAMHARAEVEKRVKWVKDIEEVKGEEAKEYWLCWVTTERGEQGPYYAGLTGCYLMVNKPKKRGYKSMPEHVNMMDRSMKHHVKIDQIGDENRIVLKKFLQEHSEEMWRNSSDELKSSLAVD; encoded by the coding sequence GTGGCTGAAAAGAAAGGATTTCAATTTAACATCATTAAAAATGACCCATTGGATGGCCATAAAGGTACAAATATTGGTTCAATCAGTTTAGATAATGTTGCACCTGTATTTGTTGATGTAGCTGAAAAGACGGCCTTTATAGATGTTGGCGCAATGCACGCAAGAGCTGAAGTAGAAAAGCGTGTGAAATGGGTTAAAGATATAGAAGAAGTAAAAGGCGAAGAAGCGAAAGAATATTGGCTATGTTGGGTTACAACGGAACGTGGCGAACAAGGCCCTTATTATGCAGGTTTAACAGGTTGTTACTTAATGGTTAACAAACCTAAAAAACGTGGCTATAAAAGTATGCCAGAACACGTTAATATGATGGATAGATCTATGAAACATCATGTGAAAATTGACCAAATTGGTGATGAAAATAGAATTGTCCTTAAAAAATTCCTTCAAGAACATAGTGAAGAGATGTGGCGTAACAGCAGTGACGAATTAAAATCATCACTTGCGGTTGATTAA